The segment TGTTAAAAGGTAATAGCATTTTCTTGTTCAGAATCATTTAAACAGTGTTAGATATTACTGATGCTATGTTTGCATGATTCtacttgaaaatgtcttttcccCTCTGATAAGTGTCGCAAACAAATTTAATGTTTTTGGTAATAAAATTACGAGTCCAATTTGTGATAGTGGTAAGGATTTCTTCTCGTAGATCATGCCTAACAATTTCTCCGATCACCATTGACTTAATGACTGAACTTTTACGTTATATACATTATCTGGTAAAACAGAATAGCGTCATGAGGTGCGTGTAGAGCATTGTGTCCAGTAGGTGACCATGCCACATTCTGTCATGGAATGACTACAGAAAACATAtgaaagcaaaagaaaaatagagaaaggcaaaaaaaaaaaacaataaaacaagttaaaaaaataaaaaaccgcaaaaaaacagaaaagcacaacaaaaaaacatataacacacataaacacaaaaaaacacattaaaaacacaaatgccaaaaaaaataatagtaaaagtaaaaaatatGTTCTCTGCCTGTTTGAAGGTTTGTACAGAAATTAAGTTAAAGGTTTCAATTGTGAAATCTAAGCTTTAGTTTTAATGAGTGACATGGTCATCTTTCTCTGATTTCCATCTCATAAGCTCCTGGCTATCTTGTGTTGACAACGACACTGAAATGGTGTTGTCCAACAGGGCGCAACAGCACAAGTCTACACTGACAAACAAGTGTCGACATTTTCTCTGTGTGAGAAAATCTGATGTTTATGACTGATATGATTAGTAATTTAGTTGAAATGCTTGTAGTTGTCAATTTGTGTTTTAATCGTCTTGCATGACTACATGCGTTAATATATGTGTGACTGTTATCATACCAGTGTTATCATACTACTAAACTTCCTGATATGTTACTGTTACCTTTAGTCGCCTTCTACAGCTACACTGTATATATGCAGACCACACTGTGGCATAGATGGATGCTGTGACAAATACTTCAGTTACTGTGTTGTGTACCTTTAATTAAGTTGCAAGGAAAGATGTTGTTCATGTTCACCTATTCTGACTTGTTCTTCAAGCCTATACGAATGATTATTATATTATCATTCAACGTTACCAAAACATTTCATcagtattgtacaatgtattatcaaATGAAACTGCATATATCATTGAATAGCAGAATGATAGGCATTTATAACGtctataatgatattagatACGCTGGGAGAAATATATGCCCGCAAGCACGCTGACATGATGTAGTAAAATGGTAACTGTACAGATCGAAGTTAACTGTGATACATTGTATTAGAATAGTTCTCATCAAAGGTGAAATGCTTCAATGCACAAGCGAAAGGTATTTCTTCTGCCTCTCAAAGGGTGATATTTAATCGGTCAAAGTATACCTTTGTCAAAAAATTGTGTTTGTCCATGTGCCTTGTCTCTGGTAACGGTTGagtctagggctgggtaccggtacaaaaaatccaggtccggttcaggtccaaaggatcaggtccaggtccggacctaaacctggacctgatgcagtatgactcataccaatggtccatttcactacaaatagatctgtttggtggagtattagacttacaccggcgttttaaaatccttcaacactaactgcacctgtacgattggctgtaaaacttggtagaaattactataaactctactctacttcactcttgttattttcttccacctacaagcgccaaaacgtgtgaatgcctgataaaataagctgttaattttctaatcggtccaacatccggtccacctaattttttcaggtccggtttttctggaccggtccaataagaaaaaccggttttgcaccggtacgctgtaccgatacccagccctagttgagTCCatttgtgtgtacgtgtgtgtgtgtgtgtggggaggggggggggggggggtgtgcatgcgtatatgtgtgtgtgtgcgtgtgtgagagaaagagagagctttttgtgtgtgtgcgcgcatgtgTTGTACATGAGAACGATTGCATAGCAATACTTAAAATACGACAAATTGCCAAACAAATCTATATTTATGAGCACAATTCCGTCCGATGATCATGCCATAGGAAAGTTGTATTCTTTTATAATCGAAAGAAGCAAATAGTTCAAGATTCAAGATGATTtcattcagattttttttttatataaatcaATCCCATATAATTTAAGCCAATATTGACGGTTCAAAAGCCCCAATTAGTGTTATATATTACAGAGGTAATAAAGATTCATAGATTCAAACTTCTCTCTAAACTCGTTGGTTTGAAAGAGCTGACTGACATTTTCAAAACGTTACTGCATGCAGTTATCTTTGAATGCTGTAGACATGAAACTGATTATATCATCtcacaaagagagaaatatattAGCATTTCCAGACAGCCATGTCTGAAATGCACATTTCCCTAAGGAGCAGTTGTGTCTGTGCTTCCAAACAGTTGGGCACTTCTGAAAACTGCATTGCTTGCGTCTTCGAGCCATTTTAGTGACATCGATAGGAGGAACGTTATACGTACTGCATTGTCCTTGTTATATCACTTAGTGGTCTGGTGCCCAGATCGATAGTAAAGCAAAGGTAGGGATAAGGTTTCCAATTAGATGTTGGGCTACCTGTGAAAGATCGTAATTTGTTTAGTAACAAGGAAACGTTTCTGCCAGTCCCGTTCCTCAGATAAGCAGATGAACTATCAGAATTTATCTTATTCGAAATGATAGAAATGTTTAAATGGGGCACCAAGCAGAGAATTATGCATTCATTCCAGTGTCCTTGCATTAGGGACTGGGATATTTTGCCGTACCTGTTGTATTCTGTGCATGGGTCAAAAGCGACCCCTAACTATCAGCTGTAGTACTGCAAGACACCAACGCGCATattgctgcagtactgcaactgATTAATAGGGGTCGCTCGTGATCCATGCAAATGATACACTGTTAGATTGAATTGTTTCCCATACATTTCAACGAGTTGCGCCTCACCAAATTGTTTGTCTTCGAggttttattgcacaaaatatgaagaaaagCTTATGCCAGTGAAGAAAAGGAACTCGAAGGTAtgggtgatttttttttgtgttgaaagagaCGCCAGGAATCGGAATGTTCATAACACCTGATCATACCTGTCTATCGACAGCGGCTGATTGAATTACCCGCGTGAGCTGTGATCtttttcaaaatactgtaaatgcatttaagttcgcggagatttaatttcgcggtagcgggaaaagggacttttcgcggtggatttaagttcgcggtaacaccatagactgcagtctaatatcataatagaaaaatgttcggtgtggttttaagttcgcggtgaagtggtcaccgcgaaatccgcgaacattaatccaccgcaaacatttcttcatttacagtacagcGTAAGAAACAGGGAAACACACTAAGTTTCACTCGATCTTTTAAAACATAATGTACCACATTAGTCACATAACATATTTCGCATGATAAACAATAATTCATTCTTCCTCTATCTACCATTGTTGCCTAGTCTGAAGTCGTGGGGCAGATTGTTATACGTAATCTATTTTAATTCTAATCTTTATTCACTTTAGGTAGGTAAGATTGAACATGTTTAACGCACCAAGTAAAAATGATTTCCAAGAAATATACAAGGCAACATGTCCTCCAAAGGACTGGTAATGTGTGCAACGACATGTATACTGCTACATGACTGCTAAGGTATGTTTATGTTCTGACGTGTGACTTCTAAATGAAGTAGAAGTAAGCAGATTTTACTCTTGGTTATATTAAACGAGCTTAAACAACATATTCTAACATTCCAACAGCAATAGCTGATTAAGTGCACTTGCGAAAAAGTACACAAATACACGATAACCTACATAAATGTGTCGTACAAgaaatgtatataacgttatttgaTAAACGGTAGTGTGTATAAGAATAACACCAAATTCGCGTGGATGATTTATGATAATGAGCGTGTGCGATTTAATCAGAATCAGTTACCTGTATCTGTCATATAACATAATATTGACAGTTATATTTAGCCGTCCCTCTTTCTACAATTCACTCGCTACAttcaaaaaatgtgaaaagaaTACACAACGTAGTATTAATGCTCTCCTATCATATCAACATCTTCCTACACGTGCACATTTTTTTGCCAAGAGGGGGTGAATCTCCTTGTTTGGGCAAAACTATTCTGAAGTATTTATTTTCAGTTCTTACTTCATCAGGGGGAAGATTGTATTGTTTCAGAACAAACTAAATTCGACAGACTTGCTTTTTCAGCCCAAACGACTCCCCTGATGCTCAACGTTATATTACACCCACAAGTAATCCACACACCTTATCAATTTGGACAAAAATATTGTGTCTATGGGTTAACAAGCAGACAAAAACACCGTTGCATTTCTTCAATGTCTTCTTGTTTCACAAATAATAATGAAATTTGGACGTGGTAGTCCTTCTGAGCGTGACAATTTACAGGACATGAACACTCGACAATTcacatttgtaatttgtaaagaaAACGTGACATTTATCACCTATCTATGTATAATATCCTTTGGTTAGTTTGTGAACTGTCTTAGATATTGTCTTTCTTGGGCTGAAATGGCAGTTTTATCGAAAACAAGGTCAAAGAATTCACAAAAATtgaaacccctttgcgagcctttctcgatttccccattcccgaaaacacggaaatttggcaatttggcggtcgtCTAAGCCACTTTTCAGGGGGCGGCCGCgagcggtactgcagcttgGGCTCTCATAGGGTATATAATCTCGACTTGTAAATTACTAAAATAAACAATACAGTAGGCTTATACCTAGCAAAAACATTCCGACTGAAGTCCGGGCATATTAATATAGATTCAGAATAACCTTGAAGACACTAGATGCCATAAAAATGACCGATTTTAGGCACGGCGCGAGGAGCCCCTGTAACACCATGTCCGTCTATCGAAGCGCCccctacattcatgtatacatcATATCTCGTACGTTATATGTAGATTAATACTACTTACGGGCATCATCCTTGAGCTGTTATCAACTTTGAGCTGTTAGTCAACTATTGATCTGCTTATTTGAGGTAAAGGACTATCAGATATGCCCTGCCGTCAGACAGAACTCATTACGATTTTTCACtcctaacgtctgcttgaagattaggtAGCTTGTCTTGTTTTATTTCGGAAGGCTACGTCTATCGTCCATACAATCTAGTAGTGACCAGGGCGGGTAACCACGTGTTCAAAAATGACAAGACAAAACAGGAAGTTCAGATACTATATTGTCTACATTTCGTCACTGAAGATGGCACCCGAATGGTGTAGAACATGGTCATCGGAATACAGCATTGTTTGCATCTTATTCAGGACCTATAGCTGTAGTATCTTGTTCTCAAACACGCTAATGCAACAGAAAAAAACGCAAGTTTTGGCCTTATTCATTATCAAAGTCCAAAGAGTTCAGTGATCGTCGTAGATGAAAAGAATAGCTACTACTTGTACTAGTACAAAGAAAAATTACTTAACATTCAACCTCGGAGACTTTGTACAGACGTTTACATATGTAATACAACTGGACTAATGCCTTTCAAGTCGCAACGGATGTTAACTTGTTGTCGTTATCTATCATCAATGTTGCACAAGCACATGTGAGATACCACTTCAAAGAACTGTTACGTTGGCCCATGATCTTGATTTGACACAGATATAAAGTTCGAAGTCCTCGTGTAAAAAGATAACACAGAAAACTCCCCCCTCCCTCATTCACCCAGCAACGAAGTCTGAAGAGCAATACTGCGGTCGTCACAACGTCGCAGCTGGGTGTTCCAAGTCACGTCGTGGCCCCGAGTGTAAACAGAACGCTCACTCAAAAATGCCTGTGTAAACCCAGCAGGAATCTAAGCCACAGACGCTGCCACACGTGGTGCCTGCAGCTGCTCCAGGTGTCTGATGTACCCAGGTGTGAGCAGGTCCCCGCTAAGCCACAGACGCTGCCACACGTGGTGCCTGCAGCTGCTCCAGGTGTCTGATGTACCCAGGTGTGAGCAGGTCCCCGCTAAGCCACAGACGCTGCCACACGTGGTGCCTGGAGCTGCTCCAGGTGTGTGCTGTACCCAGGTGTGAGCAGGTCCCCGCTAAGCCACAGACGCTGCCACACGTGGTGCCTGGAGCTGCTCCAGGTGTCTGATGTACCCAGGTGTGAGCAGGTCCCCTCCCTGGAGACACTGTCCTACACTGTAGCTGCAATCGGttgtaacggtctcctctggaACATGGAAATGAGCGTGAAATGAGTGAACCATATCATGctaaatgtatgtaaaatgtaaagaagAGAAAGAGCACCTGAAACGTTGATGTACTCTTCAAGTATTTTCAAGAGATTTTCTGGCCGGCAGACATGTACATAAAGAAATCGGGACGAAATAGAaggcccgacaaaaacgccggAAAAACGGTCGGACCcgaacctctacttggagagtaactttGAAGGTATTGTATCTAAATCTCGAAGAAAATGATAGCGATGGAAAAACATCAGTCCCATACCTGTCCATTCGTCCTGAGCGATGTACATGACAGCAGGAACACAGAACTGCGCGACTCCCAGAGCGGTCGGGTCGGCACAGTTAGACACCCACACGGGTAGCATAGCCTTGGCGTAATGCTAGGGACAACAAATAGAATCATGTTTAAGAGTTCAGTAGGCTCTCCGTGTTTAGGGCATTTTTTTCGTAGCAACATTACAATGAAATATCAACGAAAAAACATATGAAACACCATGATAAACACACTTTAATGTACATAAATACAGACATGCATACATCAACAGACTttaacatgcatacatacatacgttaACATAACATTGCATGATTAtgtacaagcaaggaggttaaaaaagaaccATGGTACAAGTAACTCATCTTCAACTCTACGACACTACTCTAGTTTATTTGACTGCACGAAAACAACCACAGAGAGTCTATAGATGGCATAACCCCTGGACCTTCTTTTCTTGGAATACGCAAGTTTGAAAACACAAAGGGTCATAGTGGTCTCATTGTTCTAACGGTTTTTACACCTATTGTGACATACCTGTGGATACCCCATGTGACTGTCCAGCACGCTGAGTTGTTCCTGTGTCATGACGTACACACAGCCCTCCACAGACCGCAAAGGGTTGAACTCGATGTTGGGGAAGCTGCCGGCAGCTCGGTCAAAACCTAGTACACAGGTTAAAACGACAATTGAAATCGAATTCAAATAATTGGCATCATTAGCAATTTATCATGCAAAAGACTGGATTGTAGGAACGTGTActataaatgtatttaagttcgcgggaatttaatttcacggtaacgggaaaaaggactgttcgcagtggttttacgTTTGCGGTGAATTAGCAACGCAAAACCCGCGAAACATATAACCACCGTTATGTCATTGGTAAAAACATTCATttgatgtatattgtatattggaCAATCGTTACACAAAGTATTGGGCAGGAATGTGTTATTATAGATTGGTATTACTACCTTTCTTGTTGAACAGGATGtcgaacccatacaggagaccCCACCGCCTTTCCTCAATCTCGCTTCCGAGGTACGTGGCCATTCTGTAAAGTGATACATCAATGTATTAGCAAATAATACCACATCTACGTTTTCATTATATAAAACGAGGAAATGCCTTGAACAAATAGGCACCATGAACTTCTTTGTTTCTCTCAATAtaaatctattttcatttcaaaattctGAAAGGTGCTTAGAGTACTAAACAGTGCAGTATATCATTAGTTCTCTAGGCGGCGCTATTTCAGGAACGGCTAAACAAACTCACCTGTCGGGGTTCATGTCAGCTCCATAGGCGAAGTAGAACAGCTGACCAGGCGGGGGGAGCGCGTTGATCTGGAAACACAGCGGAGGGAACGTCGCCGCCGGGACTACACGTGGTGGTTGGCTCACTGGTACAGGCCTGAGATAGACAGTACATGTACGTATGAGCCATGTACTTATATTGAGTGATCGAAGACCTTTGCTGTACGTTCATGGTGTTACAAGATAAGTACAGGCCAAGATAATAAGTAAAATAAGTGTCAGTATGTACAAGTTAAACTTCTTAGTCAATATTAAACTTAAAAGTCAAATCTCAGATTCAAATAGTGATGCTTTTAAGATTCCTTACTTTTCCTTTACCGCTGTGGTTGTCTTTCTCCGAGGTTTGGGTTGAGTCTCTTCCACGTTCTTCAGTGTTTCCTGCCCCCTACAAAAAACAAAAGGGAagattttcacttttaaaaagtcaaagtcaacccACCACAGAAGAAAGTAAATCATCAACCGCATGAAACTTTGAGGAGACACAAATTGACATGCATATATTTACCATGCATTGGCCAACAGTTTTCGGACT is part of the Branchiostoma floridae strain S238N-H82 unplaced genomic scaffold, Bfl_VNyyK Sc7u5tJ_818, whole genome shotgun sequence genome and harbors:
- the LOC118409021 gene encoding uncharacterized protein LOC118409021, which codes for MNPDRMATYLGSEIEERRWGLLYGFDILFNKKGFDRAAGSFPNIEFNPLRSVEGCVYVMTQEQLSVLDSHMGYPQHYAKAMLPVWVSNCADPTALGVAQFCVPAVMYIAQDEWTA